From the Desulfobacterales bacterium genome, one window contains:
- a CDS encoding DUF6364 family protein, producing MPKTRINISLDQDLADFAKIFAAENRTTFAEIITQYLLTLKRRTEGESVEKILAHPAFQQAMEAAQVKLRDGTAKWHSYHEVFGD from the coding sequence ATGCCCAAAACCAGGATAAACATAAGCCTTGACCAAGATCTTGCCGACTTTGCAAAAATTTTCGCGGCTGAGAACCGCACCACCTTCGCGGAAATAATTACCCAGTATCTGCTGACCCTTAAACGGCGAACCGAGGGTGAGTCGGTGGAAAAGATCCTCGCCCATCCGGCTTTCCAGCAGGCGATGGAGGCGGCACAGGTAAAACTCCGTGACGGAACCGCCAAGTGGCATTCCTACCATGAGGTGTTTGGCGACTAA